A genome region from Chengkuizengella sp. SCS-71B includes the following:
- a CDS encoding histidine triad nucleotide-binding protein yields MSCIFCKIVEGELPSKKVFENELILAFHDIQPEAPVHILFIPKKHIPSMNEITPEDVEAISEIHLAIKKVAKELNVDESGYRIVNNCGQNGGQLVPHLHYHLLGGERLGRLNPK; encoded by the coding sequence ATGAGTTGTATTTTTTGTAAAATTGTCGAAGGGGAGCTCCCCTCAAAAAAGGTATTTGAAAATGAACTAATTTTAGCTTTTCACGATATTCAACCAGAAGCACCTGTACATATATTGTTTATTCCGAAAAAACATATACCGTCGATGAATGAAATAACACCAGAGGATGTAGAGGCAATTTCTGAAATTCATTTGGCAATAAAAAAAGTTGCTAAGGAATTGAATGTAGATGAAAGTGGATACAGAATTGTTAATAACTGTGGTCAAAACGGGGGACAATTAGTTCCACATCTGCATTATCACTTACTTGGTGGAGAAAGATTAGGACGACTTAATCCAAAATAA
- a CDS encoding GatB/YqeY domain-containing protein produces the protein MSLSERLTSDMKQAMRDKEKLKLTVIRMIRSAIKDVEINERRTPDDNDVLAIITREIKQRKDSLQEFKSAGRDDLVEKLEAEINIINEYLPQQLSEEEIIEIVQQTIQEVGASSKADMGKVMGALMPKVKGRADGKIVNQTVQNFLQ, from the coding sequence ATGAGTTTGAGTGAAAGATTAACTTCGGATATGAAGCAAGCGATGAGAGATAAAGAAAAATTAAAACTTACCGTTATTAGAATGATTCGTTCAGCAATCAAAGATGTAGAGATTAATGAACGAAGAACACCAGACGATAACGATGTGCTTGCAATCATTACCCGAGAGATAAAACAAAGAAAAGATTCCCTCCAAGAATTTAAAAGCGCAGGTAGAGATGACCTTGTAGAAAAATTAGAAGCAGAAATCAATATCATTAATGAGTACCTTCCGCAACAGCTAAGCGAAGAAGAAATTATCGAAATTGTTCAACAGACCATCCAAGAAGTTGGAGCTTCTTCTAAGGCGGACATGGGTAAAGTGATGGGTGCACTTATGCCTAAAGTAAAAGGTCGTGCTGATGGCAAAATAGTGAATCAAACTGTTCAAAACTTTCTACAATAA
- the floA gene encoding flotillin-like protein FloA (flotillin-like protein involved in membrane lipid rafts), translating into MADLDPLVIYLVIGALAVIVLTVFLSFVPIMLWISALASGVKIGIFTLVAMKIRRVIPSRIVNPMIKATKAGLGLSINQLESHYLAGGNVDRVVNALIAAQRANIDLVFERAAAIDLAGRDVLQAVQMSVNPKVIETPLVAAVASDGIEVKVRARVTVRANIDRLVGGAGEETIIARVGEGIVTTVGSASSHKETLENPDTISRVVLEKGLDSGTAFEILSIDIADVDVGKNIGANLQTEQAEADKQIAQAKAEERRAMAVAQEQEMRAKVEEMRAKVVEAESKVPLAMADALREGKLGVMDYMNLKNIDADTNMRDSFGKSTDPDKTE; encoded by the coding sequence ATGGCAGATCTTGACCCTTTAGTTATTTATCTAGTTATTGGTGCTTTAGCAGTAATTGTTTTAACCGTATTTTTAAGTTTTGTACCTATTATGCTTTGGATCTCCGCACTCGCTTCAGGTGTTAAAATAGGTATTTTCACATTAGTAGCAATGAAAATTCGTAGAGTTATTCCAAGTCGAATTGTAAACCCAATGATTAAAGCAACAAAAGCCGGACTAGGATTATCTATTAATCAGTTGGAAAGTCACTATTTAGCTGGAGGAAACGTAGATCGTGTTGTCAATGCTTTAATTGCAGCGCAAAGAGCAAATATAGATCTTGTATTTGAAAGAGCTGCTGCGATTGATTTAGCTGGACGAGATGTACTACAGGCAGTACAAATGAGTGTTAATCCAAAAGTGATTGAGACACCACTTGTAGCAGCTGTTGCAAGTGATGGAATTGAAGTTAAGGTTAGAGCTCGTGTAACAGTTCGTGCCAATATAGATCGTTTAGTTGGTGGTGCAGGTGAAGAAACCATTATTGCCAGAGTTGGTGAAGGAATTGTAACAACAGTAGGTTCAGCTAGCTCTCATAAAGAAACATTGGAGAATCCTGATACAATTTCTAGAGTGGTTCTAGAAAAAGGGTTAGATTCTGGTACTGCTTTTGAAATTTTGTCTATAGATATTGCTGATGTAGATGTAGGTAAAAATATTGGAGCAAATTTACAAACTGAACAAGCGGAAGCTGATAAACAAATTGCTCAGGCGAAAGCGGAAGAAAGACGTGCAATGGCTGTTGCTCAAGAACAAGAGATGAGAGCTAAAGTAGAAGAGATGAGAGCTAAAGTAGTGGAAGCAGAATCCAAGGTACCTCTTGCAATGGCAGATGCATTAAGAGAAGGGAAACTTGGAGTCATGGATTATATGAATTTGAAAAATATTGATGCTGATACTAATATGCGCGATTCATTTGGCAAATCTACAGACCCTGATAAAACGGAGTGA
- a CDS encoding nodulation protein NfeD, translated as MKRNLFRLIYISALICFILSSFISIQAKTNDPTKDLVYVIPIEQSIESGLQKFLERAFDEAYENGADQIILTVNTFGGLITDAIDIGEMIRMSPVPTTAYIQGKALSAGSYISLNANQIMMQPGSSIGAAAVVDLAGNKIEDSKVISGWLSSMKGAAELNGRNPEYAMGMVDDNLIINVTEIDRTFGKGELISFSANEAVQAGYAEGEARNINEVLESLNIVDYEIVEINQSPAETLARFVTNPIIMSLLLLIGLVGVAFEVLLPGFGFPGIIGVSAFALYFFGHYIAGFATIEHVLLFAAGVVLLLIEIFVPSFGIFGILGIVSLTSSVILAASNTGNAMLSLIIAIVTAVVVIAISIKYLGHKGIWNRFILRESLTSDKGFNSTELKEDLVGVKGETLTPLRPSGMARLQEERVDVVTRGEFIDKKVEVIVVKVEGTRIVVREV; from the coding sequence TTGAAACGAAATTTATTTAGGCTTATTTATATAAGCGCTTTAATTTGTTTCATATTATCATCTTTTATTTCAATACAAGCCAAAACAAATGACCCTACAAAAGATTTGGTTTATGTCATTCCAATTGAACAAAGTATAGAGTCAGGTCTGCAAAAGTTTCTAGAACGTGCTTTTGATGAAGCATATGAGAATGGTGCAGATCAAATCATTTTAACTGTGAATACATTTGGTGGTTTGATTACCGATGCAATTGATATAGGTGAAATGATAAGAATGAGTCCTGTACCTACTACTGCTTATATACAAGGAAAAGCACTTTCGGCTGGAAGTTATATTTCACTTAATGCTAATCAAATTATGATGCAGCCTGGTAGCTCCATTGGTGCAGCCGCGGTTGTAGATCTTGCAGGAAATAAAATAGAAGATTCTAAAGTCATTTCAGGATGGCTGAGCTCAATGAAAGGTGCTGCAGAATTAAATGGCCGTAACCCTGAATATGCAATGGGTATGGTAGATGATAACCTGATTATCAACGTTACTGAAATTGATCGCACTTTTGGCAAAGGTGAATTAATCTCTTTTTCTGCTAATGAAGCCGTACAAGCGGGATATGCAGAGGGTGAAGCGAGAAATATTAATGAAGTTTTGGAGAGCCTAAATATTGTGGATTACGAAATTGTTGAAATAAATCAGTCTCCTGCAGAAACATTGGCAAGATTTGTTACTAACCCTATAATCATGAGTTTATTATTACTTATTGGCCTTGTAGGTGTTGCATTTGAAGTGTTATTACCTGGTTTTGGGTTCCCTGGGATAATTGGTGTTAGCGCTTTTGCATTATATTTCTTTGGTCATTATATTGCTGGATTTGCTACAATTGAACATGTTCTTTTATTTGCAGCAGGTGTGGTATTATTACTAATAGAAATATTTGTTCCAAGTTTTGGTATTTTTGGGATCTTAGGAATTGTTTCTTTAACTAGCAGTGTCATTTTAGCCGCATCAAATACAGGAAACGCTATGTTATCACTCATAATAGCTATTGTGACGGCAGTTGTTGTGATTGCAATTTCCATCAAATATTTAGGTCATAAAGGAATTTGGAATCGTTTTATTTTACGGGAATCGCTTACAAGTGATAAGGGGTTTAATTCCACTGAATTAAAGGAAGATTTAGTGGGTGTGAAAGGGGAGACTTTAACTCCTCTACGTCCATCTGGAATGGCCAGATTACAAGAAGAGAGAGTTGATGTAGTTACACGTGGAGAATTTATTGACAAAAAAGTAGAAGTCATAGTGGTAAAAGTAGAAGGAACACGTATTGTAGTCAGGGAAGTTTAA
- the rpsU gene encoding 30S ribosomal protein S21, with the protein MSETKVRKNESLDAALRRFKRSMAKDGVIAEIKKRKHYEKPSVKRKKKSEAARKRKF; encoded by the coding sequence GTGTCTGAAACTAAAGTTCGTAAAAATGAATCACTAGATGCAGCACTTCGTCGTTTTAAACGTTCAATGGCAAAAGATGGAGTGATTGCTGAAATAAAAAAACGTAAACATTATGAGAAACCGAGTGTGAAACGTAAAAAGAAATCTGAGGCTGCGCGTAAGAGAAAGTTCTAG